A DNA window from Sphingomonas profundi contains the following coding sequences:
- a CDS encoding metal-dependent hydrolase family protein gives MVALRFCIALASLVSAGAAPAATVVVTAARMIDVIAGKAVDRPQVTIVDGRITTVGRQGDAVPAGARRLDLGNRTILPGLIDMHVHLTIDPTLSGYRGLEFTDNFWTVVGVANAKKTVEAGFTTVRNVGSANYDDVAIKQGIAGGYIPGPRIIPATYAIGATGGHCDATEFPPSVHMDSPQIANGPDAFRGVVRTLRKYGAEVIKVCMTGGVLSKTDSVGGQQLSLAEISAIVEEAHMLGMKVAVHAHGAAGINDALRAGVDTIEHASLADAESFKLAKAHGAWFDMDIYDDDYILAEGARNGVFAESLEKERAVGRRQRETFRAAHAAGVKMLFGTDAGVYPNGNNALQFAKMVEWGMTPMEAIQAATSSAAQALARTADVGAIAPGRYGDIIAVDGDPLADVRVLEHVAAVIKGGEVVKAAGAPNGG, from the coding sequence ATGGTCGCCTTGCGGTTCTGCATCGCTCTCGCGTCGCTCGTCTCGGCTGGCGCGGCTCCGGCCGCCACGGTCGTGGTGACGGCCGCCCGCATGATCGACGTGATCGCGGGCAAGGCGGTCGACCGCCCGCAGGTGACGATCGTCGACGGGCGCATCACCACCGTCGGGCGGCAGGGCGATGCCGTTCCGGCCGGCGCCCGGCGGCTCGATCTGGGCAACCGCACGATCCTGCCCGGCCTGATCGACATGCATGTCCACCTGACCATCGACCCCACCCTGAGCGGCTACCGTGGGCTGGAGTTCACCGACAATTTCTGGACGGTGGTGGGCGTGGCCAACGCGAAGAAGACGGTGGAGGCGGGCTTCACCACCGTGCGCAACGTCGGCTCGGCCAATTATGACGACGTGGCGATCAAGCAGGGCATCGCCGGCGGCTACATACCCGGCCCGCGCATCATACCCGCGACCTACGCGATCGGCGCCACCGGCGGCCACTGCGACGCCACCGAATTCCCGCCCTCCGTGCACATGGACAGTCCGCAGATCGCCAACGGGCCGGATGCGTTCCGCGGCGTCGTGCGCACGCTGCGCAAGTACGGCGCCGAAGTCATCAAGGTCTGCATGACCGGCGGGGTCCTCTCCAAGACCGATAGCGTCGGCGGGCAGCAGCTCAGCCTCGCCGAGATCAGCGCCATCGTCGAGGAGGCGCACATGCTCGGCATGAAGGTGGCGGTGCACGCGCACGGCGCCGCCGGCATCAACGACGCGCTGCGCGCCGGCGTCGACACGATCGAGCATGCGAGCCTGGCGGATGCCGAGAGCTTCAAGCTGGCCAAGGCGCACGGCGCATGGTTCGACATGGACATCTACGACGACGACTACATCCTGGCCGAGGGAGCGCGGAACGGCGTCTTCGCCGAGAGCCTGGAGAAGGAGCGCGCGGTCGGCCGCAGGCAGCGCGAGACCTTCCGTGCCGCGCACGCCGCCGGCGTGAAGATGCTGTTCGGCACCGATGCGGGCGTCTACCCGAACGGCAACAACGCCCTGCAGTTCGCCAAGATGGTGGAATGGGGAATGACGCCGATGGAGGCGATCCAGGCGGCGACCAGCAGCGCCGCGCAGGCGCTCGCCCGCACGGCCGACGTGGGCGCGATCGCACCCGGGCGCTACGGCGACATCATCGCGGTCGACGGCGATCCGCTGGCGGACGTTCGCGTGCTGGAACATGTCGCCGCGGTCATCAAGGGTGGCGAGGTGGTGAAGGCGGCCGGCGCGCCGAACGGCGGCTGA